Part of the Desulfovibrio legallii genome, TACGCGCCAGAAGAAGGGGGCAAAGGCGTCGGGCAGCACCGTAACCTGGCGCACCGTTTTGCCCTGGGCGGCCAGGAGGTCTTCTACCTGTGCCGTGTGCCAGGAGTTGAGCGAAAGCCCGGCCAGCGGATAGACAAACAGCCAGACCAGGGCCAGAAGCATGCGCCACCAGCGGTCGCGCCAACGCCAGAGAGCCAGCAGCAGGGGCAGGGTGAGCAGCAGGTCGATGATGAACACGGCGTTGAGCCGTACCCGCAAATGGGAAAAAGGCACAAAAATCATGGTGCCGTAGGTGGTGATGCAGTCCAGCCAGATGTGCAGCAGCACCATGCAGGTCATGAACAGCCAGACCGGGGCCGGCCGCCAGTGACCGGGGGTAGCTGTTTTCCACAGGGGTCGGGCCAGCAGGGTCAGCGCCAGGCCCAGCACGGGCGCAAAAAAAAGCGAATGGGTCAAGCCCCGGTGCAGCAGCAGAAACTGCAGGGGCGTGTGCGCCAGCAGTACGTCCACATCCGGCGCGGCGGCGGCCAGGGCGGCCAGGGGCACGGCCCAGCGGGTAGCGGGACGGTGGGGCAGGGCCAGCATGGCCACGGCGCCGCTGGCTGCGTGGGTGACGGGGTCCATATTTATTGCCTGAAGGGGCTGCGTTGTTTCGGCACGGCCCTGTAGGCCGGGTCTTCAGGGCTTGCGGCCTCGTCCAGCCCCTGCATACGGCGGAATTGCCGCGCACGCCAATCCTGCGTGGCGGCCATGACGTCGGGACGGTTCTGCCAATACAGCATACGCTGTGTGTTGTCGGAACCGTAAACCGGGTAGCGCAGCCCATCTTCCACGCTCACGCCCGGAGAGGTGCCCGTGGCCTCCGCAGAGGTGCCCGTGCCCACATCCTTGGGGCCGCAGGCCCAGAGCAGACCCGGCAGGGTCAGGCTCAGCGCCAGGACGCGCAGGCGGCAAAGCGGCTTGTTCATGACCCGTACTATAGCCTTGGGCGCGGCGTCCGGCAAGGGGCGGCTTGCCAAAGCCCCCCGTAAAGGACTAATCTTACCCGTACGGATTTTCCCGGCGCTCCCACCACAGGAGGATTTTCATGCGTCCAGCCCGTTGCGGCATTACCCCCGAAGGTTGGCCCTGCATTGGCCTTACCGCCCTGGCGGCCCTGGTTTTCGCTTGTTTGGATTGGTGGCCGGCGGCTCTGATTTTTTTGGCCTTGTGCTGGTTCAGCGTCCATTTTTTCCGCGACCCGGAAAGGGTGACGCCCACGGGGCCCGGCCTGGCCGTGAGCCCCGCCGACGGCAGGGTCATCCGTGTGGAAACGCGGCCGGACCCCTTCAGCGGAGAAGCGCGCCAGTGCGTGAGCATTTTCATGAATGTCTTTAACGTGCACGTGAACCGCGCCCCGGTCGCCTGCACGGTGCAGGGCATTCTGTACCTGCCCGGCAAGTTTCTCAATGCCTCCTTTGACAAGGCCTCCACGGACAACGAACGCTGCGCCTACAGCCTGCGCGACGCCAACGGCGACCTCTGGAGCATGGTGCAGATCGCCGGGCTGGTAGCCCGCCGCATCGTCTGCCGGGTGGAGGAGGGCGATACTCTGGACCGGGGCGAACGCTATGGCATGATCCGCTTTGGCTCGCGTGTTGACCTTTATTTGCCCGAAGGCTATGTTGCGGCAGCGCGTGTGGGCGAAACCGTGCTGGCCGGCCAGAGCGTACTGGCCCGTCCGCGCTGAGCGCCCTCTGGCGCGTTCTTCACGTTTGATACGTTATGGATGTTTTTATGGCCGTGGAACGCAGAAAACCCCGCAAGGGAGTTTACCTCCTGCCCAACATGATCACCACCCTGAGCATGTTTCTGGGCTTTCTGTCCATGGTCTGGTCCGGCCAGGGCCGTTTTGAGGCGGCCTGCTTTGCCATCCTGCTTTCCGCCGTTATGGACGGGCTGGACGGCAAGGTGGCCCGGCTCACCAACACGGCCAGCGAATTCGGCGTGCAGTACGATTCCCTTTCCGATCTGGTGGCCTTTGGTCTGGCCCCGGCCATGCTGCTCTGGCACTGGCAGCTTGCGGCGCTGGGCCGGGTGGGCGTGGCCGCCGCCTTTATTTATGCCGCTTGCGGAGCCCTGCGCCTGGCGCGCTTCAACATCAGCACCGCCGCTGTGGGCAAACGCTTTTTCATTGGCTTGCCCATCCCTGCCGCAGGCTGCACCCTGGTGACCTTCGTCTTCTTTGCCGCCTTGTTCCCTGACGGAATCCGCCCCGCTTTGCCGTACATGGCCCTGGTGCTGGGCGTGGGCGTGGGCGTGTTGATGGTCAGCAGGACGCGCTACTTTTCTTTCAAGGAATACGACTTCCTGCGCCTGCACCCCATCCGCGCCATGCTGGGCTTTCTGCTGGTGCTGGGCACCGTCATCTCTGCGCCGCGCACCATGGGCTTTGTGCTCAGCGCCGCCTACATCGCCGGCGGCCTGGTCTACACCATGGTCATTCTGCCCCGCCGCAACCGTCAGCTACTACGCGCCCTATCGCCTCAAAGCGATTGAGGTTGCGTAACGGTTCGCCGCCCGCCGGGGCGGACGCTCCCTGGTCAGCCGCCCTTTACGGCGGCCGTTATGCACGATATATCCATCCCTTGTGCAACCAGAGGAGAACGCCATGAACAACCGCGTGTATTTTTTCGATACCACCCTGCGCGACGGGGAGCAGTCTCCCGGCGCCACCATGAATCTGCAGGAAAAATTGCGTCTTGCCCACCAGCTTGAAGTTCTGGGCGTGGACGTGATGGAAGCGGGTTTTCCCGCCTCCAGCCCCGGCGATTTTGCCTCGGTGCAGCGCATCGCGGCTCAGGCCGGGGATATTCAGGTGGCGGGGCTGGCGCGTTGCGTACCCAACGATATCGACCGTTGCTGGGAGGCCGTCAAGGTGGCCCGGCATCCACGCATCCACGTTTTTTTGTCCACCTCGCCCCTGCACATGCGCTACAAGTTGCGCAAAGAGCCTGAAGATGTGCTGCGCATGGCCGTGGAAGGCGTCAAACGCTGCGCCGTCCATACGGACAATGTGGAATTCTCCTGCGAAGATTTTTCCCGCTCGGAAGGGGACTTTGTCTGCCGGGTGGTGGAGGCTGTCATCAATGCCGGGGCCACCACCATCAATCTGCCCGACACCGTGGGCTATGCCGAGCCGGAAGAATACGCCGCCCTTCTTGACTACGTCATCAAAAATACGCCCAATAGCGATAAGGCCATCTTCAGCGTGCACTGCCACAACGACCTGGGCCTGGCCGTGGCCAACACCCTGGCCGCTTTCAAGGTCGGCGTGCGCCAGGCCGAGGTGACCCTTTGCGGCATTGGCGAACGCGCGGGCAATGCCTCGCTGGAAGAAGTGGTCATGAACCTGCACGTGCGGCATGACCACTTCGGCCTGACCCACAAGATCGTCACAGAGCAGATATATCCCTCCTGCCGGCTGCTTTCCATGACCATCGGCCAGCCTATCCCCAACAACAAGGCCATTGTGGGGGCCAACGCCTTTGCGCACGAATCGGGCATTCACCAGGACGGCATGCTCAAAAACCGCGAAACCTACGAGATTATGACGCCGCAGTCCGTGGGACGTACTGAAAGCAGCCTGGTCATCGGCAAGCATTCGGGCCGCAACGCCGTGCGCAGCAAGTTTGAGAGCATGGGCTACACCTTGGACGATACCCAGATTAATGTGGTTTTCGAGGCCGTGAAAAAACTGGCCGACCGCAAAAAGACCCTGCACGACGACGACCTTATGGCCCTGGTGCAGGAAGAAATCTACCGCATGCCGGACCGCTTCCGCCTGCGCCATGTGAGCGTGCAGAGTTCTGATGCGGGCGGCGTGCCGCCCACGGCCGCCGTGCTTATGGATGTGGATGGCCTTGAGCGTAGCGGCGCCGGCTTTGGCGTGGGCCCGGTGGACGCGTTGTTCAATGTCATTGCCGACCTGGTGGGGCGCGAACCTACGCTGGAGCAGTACGCCATCAACGCCATTACCGGCGGCACCGACGCCCAGGGCGAAGTGACCGTACGGCTGCGCGACGGCGAGGTAAGCGCCGTGGGGCGCGGCACGCACCCGGATATTTTTGTGGCCAGCGCCAGAGCCTATGTGAACGCCCTTAACCACCTCTTCAAAAAAGAGCAGGAAGGACCGCGGCTGCACTGCCAGCATGATTGATCCGGCTTTTGGCCGATATAATACACAACACGGCGCCGGGACGAACGCGCGTCCGTCCCGGCGCCGCGCATACCGCCATGCGTCGACATGGCCTTCTCACAGGCTGAAAGGAGTTTTCTATGCCCCAAACGCTTGCACAAAAAATTCTGCAAGCCCACACCGATACGCCGGTGGAGCAGGACGGCCAGATCGTCCAGTGCCGCGTATCCGCAGTGCTGGCCAATGACATCACCGGGCCCCTGGCCATCAAGTCCTTCCACGGCATGGGCGCGGAGCGGGTCTTCAACAGGGATCGTGTTATCCTGGTCATGGACCACTTCACCCCGCAGAAGGATATTGATTCCGCCAACCAGGTGCTCATAAGCCGCAAGTTTGCCCAAGAGCAGAACCTCACCCACTACTACGAGGGCGGCGACTGTGGCGTGGAGCACACCTTGCTGCCCGAACAGGGCCTGGTGGGCCCCGGCGACCTGGTCATCGGCGCGGACAGCCACACCT contains:
- a CDS encoding metal-dependent hydrolase translates to MDPVTHAASGAVAMLALPHRPATRWAVPLAALAAAAPDVDVLLAHTPLQFLLLHRGLTHSLFFAPVLGLALTLLARPLWKTATPGHWRPAPVWLFMTCMVLLHIWLDCITTYGTMIFVPFSHLRVRLNAVFIIDLLLTLPLLLALWRWRDRWWRMLLALVWLFVYPLAGLSLNSWHTAQVEDLLAAQGKTVRQVTVLPDAFAPFFWRVLYEEESPQGMLVHLRGLDALGRFRTAESVSPAASPRLLDALARQSVAARAFFDFAILPVVRPVPPAELPTSPEAVGTAPVRLMIYDLRFGSSLGWVREIMNHRPNADIPFKYLAEVDCVRRAALSADAEMCAAPHLLRERLRFSDSRQDSLWRAPRRPGPAPWPLWLVGLY
- a CDS encoding chemotaxis protein, with translation MNKPLCRLRVLALSLTLPGLLWACGPKDVGTGTSAEATGTSPGVSVEDGLRYPVYGSDNTQRMLYWQNRPDVMAATQDWRARQFRRMQGLDEAASPEDPAYRAVPKQRSPFRQ
- a CDS encoding phosphatidylserine decarboxylase family protein is translated as MRPARCGITPEGWPCIGLTALAALVFACLDWWPAALIFLALCWFSVHFFRDPERVTPTGPGLAVSPADGRVIRVETRPDPFSGEARQCVSIFMNVFNVHVNRAPVACTVQGILYLPGKFLNASFDKASTDNERCAYSLRDANGDLWSMVQIAGLVARRIVCRVEEGDTLDRGERYGMIRFGSRVDLYLPEGYVAAARVGETVLAGQSVLARPR
- the pssA gene encoding CDP-diacylglycerol--serine O-phosphatidyltransferase, with the translated sequence MAVERRKPRKGVYLLPNMITTLSMFLGFLSMVWSGQGRFEAACFAILLSAVMDGLDGKVARLTNTASEFGVQYDSLSDLVAFGLAPAMLLWHWQLAALGRVGVAAAFIYAACGALRLARFNISTAAVGKRFFIGLPIPAAGCTLVTFVFFAALFPDGIRPALPYMALVLGVGVGVLMVSRTRYFSFKEYDFLRLHPIRAMLGFLLVLGTVISAPRTMGFVLSAAYIAGGLVYTMVILPRRNRQLLRALSPQSD
- a CDS encoding 2-isopropylmalate synthase, which encodes MNNRVYFFDTTLRDGEQSPGATMNLQEKLRLAHQLEVLGVDVMEAGFPASSPGDFASVQRIAAQAGDIQVAGLARCVPNDIDRCWEAVKVARHPRIHVFLSTSPLHMRYKLRKEPEDVLRMAVEGVKRCAVHTDNVEFSCEDFSRSEGDFVCRVVEAVINAGATTINLPDTVGYAEPEEYAALLDYVIKNTPNSDKAIFSVHCHNDLGLAVANTLAAFKVGVRQAEVTLCGIGERAGNASLEEVVMNLHVRHDHFGLTHKIVTEQIYPSCRLLSMTIGQPIPNNKAIVGANAFAHESGIHQDGMLKNRETYEIMTPQSVGRTESSLVIGKHSGRNAVRSKFESMGYTLDDTQINVVFEAVKKLADRKKTLHDDDLMALVQEEIYRMPDRFRLRHVSVQSSDAGGVPPTAAVLMDVDGLERSGAGFGVGPVDALFNVIADLVGREPTLEQYAINAITGGTDAQGEVTVRLRDGEVSAVGRGTHPDIFVASARAYVNALNHLFKKEQEGPRLHCQHD